One Gouania willdenowi chromosome 24 unlocalized genomic scaffold, fGouWil2.1 scaffold_320_arrow_ctg1, whole genome shotgun sequence genomic window carries:
- the LOC114458325 gene encoding photoreceptor outer segment membrane glycoprotein 2-like, with amino-acid sequence MVVWCPAESVMVGRLTFTKAEREKLAEVLWLLNWISVVSGLVLVVLGLFLRVEVQRWVELMEEQAILYVPPMLISTGLAACVINFLGVRLSLDCTDLNRFLRWKLLLLPYVCSTFCFTSCILVGALTCFSIHSTLEDSLFVGLRDAMRSYKDTDTPGRCLMKKNLDLLQLHMHCCGNTDHRDWTRIQWVSTRYLDLSSRAVRERLRSNVAGQYLMDGAPFSCCSPLSPWPCIQNQLTNRLVHLGFDRVGQQQNLWSRGCRLALMEHYTGLLRSTGLTVLLVWVFELLVLTGVRYLQTAMENLLLLGDPESESDGWILENSLAQTARSNLGIIKNLGKCYQVEVDPNINTVEPQGFRTTSGPQA; translated from the exons ATGGTTGTGTGGTGTCCGGCTGAGTCCGTGATGGTGGGCCGGCTCACCTTCACTAAGGCGGAGCGGGAGAAGCTGGCAGAGGTTCTGTGGCTGCTCAACTGGATCTCTGTGGTGTCGGGCctagttctggtggtcctgggCCTGTTCCTGAGGGTGGAGGTACAGCGCTGGGTGGAGCTGATGGAGGAGCAAGCCATCCTCTATGTGCCCCCCATGCTGATCAGTACCGGCCTGGCCGCCTGTGTCATCAACTTTCTGGGAGTTCGTCTGAGTCTAGACTGCACCGACCTGAACCGATTCCTGCGTtggaagctgctgctgctgccctaCGTCTGCTCCACCTTCTGCTTCACCTCCTGCATCCTGGTGGGGGCGCTCACCTGCTTCAGCATCCACAGCACGCTGGAGGACTCTCTGTTCGTGGGCCTGAGGGACGCCATGCGCTCCTACAAGGACACAGACACCCCTGGTCGGTGTCTGATGAAGAAGAACCTGGACCTGCTGCAGCTGCACATGCACTGCTGTGGGAACACGGACCACCGGGACTGGACCCGCATCCAGTGGGTCAGCACCAGATACCTGGACCTGAGCAGCAGGGCTGTCCGGGA GCGTCTGCGCAGTAACGTGGCGGGTCAGTACCTGATGGATGGTGCCCCGTTCAGCTGCTGCAGTCCACTCTCTCCTTGGCCGTGTATCCAGAACCAGCTCACCAACCGTCTGGTCCACTTGGGCTTCGACAGGGTCGGCCAGCAGCAGAACCTTTGGAGCCGGGGATGTCGGTTGGCGCTGATGGAGCACTACACTGGGCTGCTGCGGTCCACGGGCCTCACAGTCCTGCTGGTCTGGGTTTTTGAG CTGCTGGTTCTGACGGGCGTGCGGTACCTGCAGACGGCCATGGAGAACTTGCTGCTGCTGGGTGATCCAGAGTCCGAGTCTGACGGCTGGATTCTGGAGAACAGTCTGGCCCAAACGGCCCGGTCCAACCTCGGCATCATCAAGAACCTGGGAAAATGCTACCAGGTGGAGGTCGACCCCAACATCAACACTGTTGAACCACAAGGGTTCAGAACTACATCTGGACCTCAGGCCTga